The Pseudofrankia inefficax genome window below encodes:
- a CDS encoding alpha/beta fold hydrolase: MASGAERIQVRAGVLDVTLERSGSRDGRPVVLLHGFPYDARCYDEVARLLAAEGADVVVPYLRGYGETRFTQASTPRSGQQAALAHDLLALIDVLGLESPLVAGYDWGGRAACVVSALWPRRVGGLVTATGYNIQDIAASSTPRRPELERRLWYQYYLHGERGVRGLAAYRSEFARQLWREWSPTWGFSETAFAASARSFDNPDFVDVVVHSYRHRYGLVAGDPAYEPTEAALALQPPITVPTVVLDGEHDTVQPPKPRAAYEPHFPALVAHRVLNAGHNAPQEAPADFARAITDLWAAL, encoded by the coding sequence ATGGCGTCAGGCGCGGAGCGGATCCAGGTTCGGGCCGGGGTCCTCGACGTGACACTCGAGCGCAGCGGCAGCCGCGACGGCCGGCCGGTGGTCCTGCTGCACGGGTTCCCCTACGACGCCCGGTGCTACGACGAGGTCGCGCGGCTGCTGGCGGCCGAGGGCGCCGACGTGGTCGTGCCGTACCTGCGCGGCTACGGGGAGACCAGGTTCACGCAGGCCTCGACCCCGCGGTCAGGGCAGCAGGCGGCGCTGGCGCACGACCTGCTGGCGCTGATCGACGTGCTCGGCCTGGAATCGCCGCTGGTCGCCGGCTACGACTGGGGCGGTCGGGCGGCGTGCGTCGTCTCCGCGCTGTGGCCGCGCCGGGTGGGCGGGCTGGTCACGGCCACCGGCTACAACATCCAGGACATCGCGGCCTCGTCGACGCCCCGGCGACCCGAGTTGGAAAGGCGGCTGTGGTACCAGTACTACCTGCACGGCGAGCGCGGCGTACGAGGCCTGGCCGCCTACCGGTCGGAGTTCGCCCGGCAGTTGTGGCGCGAATGGTCCCCGACCTGGGGCTTCTCGGAGACCGCCTTCGCCGCGTCCGCGCGGTCCTTCGACAATCCCGACTTCGTCGACGTGGTCGTCCACTCCTACCGGCACCGCTATGGACTCGTCGCCGGCGACCCGGCCTACGAGCCGACCGAAGCCGCCCTGGCGCTCCAGCCCCCGATCACCGTGCCGACCGTCGTGCTGGACGGCGAGCACGACACCGTCCAGCCGCCCAAGCCGCGCGCCGCGTATGAGCCCCACTTCCCGGCCCTGGTCGCCCACCGCGTGCTCAATGCCGGCCACAATGCGCCGCAGGAGGCCCCGGCCGATTTCGCCCGCGCCATTACCGACCTGTGGGCAGCGCTCTAA
- a CDS encoding LysR family transcriptional regulator has product MESRFELRYLAAFLAIAEELHFGRAAARLHMGQPSLSQQLQRLERSVGVELVQRAPHQVKLTPAGRVFELEARRLLDQADRAVRVTREAASGRTGSISIGFNFPAGQRILEPTLRRLNADYPRISTQLWEARSGPQLTALADGKLDVALAFAGPLAAALRSRRLLTVPLVAVVGGRHPWVNRGQVAFRELAEQRCVLFRRHESPAMHDAILAAADLSGIRLTIADEVDDSGATGLVVTTRDLVGFASTARGAALPTPGMAAVRLVDPVPTVGVYAVWRPDPQPVVGAFLRSLDGAGPFSEQAQAAAPGSASPGMRPV; this is encoded by the coding sequence ATGGAAAGCAGATTCGAGCTGCGGTATCTCGCCGCCTTCCTGGCGATCGCCGAGGAGCTGCACTTCGGGCGCGCCGCGGCCCGCCTCCATATGGGTCAGCCTTCCCTCAGCCAACAGCTGCAGCGACTGGAACGCTCCGTCGGCGTCGAGCTCGTGCAGCGCGCTCCCCACCAGGTGAAGCTGACACCCGCCGGCCGCGTCTTCGAACTGGAGGCCCGCCGTCTCCTCGATCAGGCCGATCGAGCGGTCCGGGTGACCAGGGAAGCCGCCTCCGGACGGACCGGCTCGATCTCGATCGGGTTCAACTTCCCCGCCGGGCAGCGAATCCTGGAGCCGACCCTGCGACGGTTGAACGCGGATTATCCGAGGATCTCGACCCAGCTCTGGGAGGCCCGCAGCGGGCCGCAGCTGACGGCTCTCGCCGACGGCAAGCTCGACGTCGCGCTCGCCTTCGCCGGGCCGCTCGCCGCCGCGCTGCGGTCACGGCGGCTGCTGACCGTGCCCCTGGTCGCCGTCGTCGGCGGGCGGCATCCGTGGGTCAACCGGGGGCAGGTCGCGTTCCGCGAGCTCGCCGAGCAGCGGTGCGTGCTCTTCCGCCGGCACGAGAGCCCGGCGATGCACGACGCGATCCTCGCCGCCGCGGACCTCAGCGGCATCCGGCTGACCATCGCCGACGAGGTGGACGACTCCGGCGCCACGGGCCTCGTCGTCACGACCCGCGACCTGGTCGGGTTCGCCTCCACGGCGCGCGGCGCGGCGCTGCCGACCCCTGGCATGGCCGCCGTGCGGCTCGTCGACCCGGTACCGACCGTCGGGGTGTACGCGGTCTGGCGTCCCGACCCGCAGCCGGTGGTCGGCGCTTTCCTGCGCAGCCTCGACGGCGCCGGACCGTTCTCCGAGCAGGCCCAGGCCGCCGCCCCCGGGTCAGCCTCGCCGGGTATGCGACCGGTCTGA
- a CDS encoding carotenoid biosynthesis protein, with the protein MAIEAQGGPAAVGTNESAAPEVVKGPTRGGPRVTAAWVLALVALVAAVAGAVGGTGPVGDAALGLLTGVALLFSIVHGSLSVGWRGIGTFFVISYAVGFVLEATSVAYGFPFGFYVHNTGGPRLLDIPLVVPSAYFGYGWIAWVLACVIGRGTPARSVGFERFTTPLVATLILTGWDFAFDAVFATVDSRYRYTHPGGYFGVPVSNFLGWLLTGWIITQVFALVEQKAATRTPPAARAHWALPSVVWAAPILPLLGCFLSPPAGKVTVGGRTFVSADIYGSAFVVSLLTLGLVAALALIRALAPTGTAPDATRDAQLRALP; encoded by the coding sequence ATGGCTATCGAGGCCCAAGGGGGACCAGCCGCGGTCGGCACGAACGAGAGCGCGGCGCCCGAGGTGGTCAAGGGGCCCACCCGGGGCGGCCCACGGGTCACCGCCGCCTGGGTCCTGGCGCTCGTCGCGCTGGTCGCCGCCGTGGCAGGGGCGGTCGGGGGAACCGGTCCGGTCGGCGACGCCGCGCTGGGCCTGCTGACCGGCGTCGCGCTGCTGTTCAGCATCGTCCACGGTTCGCTCTCCGTGGGCTGGCGCGGTATCGGGACCTTCTTCGTGATCAGCTACGCGGTCGGGTTCGTCCTGGAGGCGACCAGCGTCGCGTACGGCTTCCCGTTCGGCTTCTACGTGCACAACACGGGCGGGCCCCGCCTTCTTGATATCCCGCTCGTGGTGCCGTCGGCCTACTTCGGATACGGCTGGATCGCCTGGGTGCTGGCCTGCGTGATCGGACGCGGCACGCCGGCCCGGTCGGTGGGCTTCGAGCGCTTCACCACGCCTCTGGTCGCGACGCTGATCCTCACCGGCTGGGACTTCGCCTTCGACGCGGTGTTCGCGACGGTCGATTCCCGGTACCGGTACACCCACCCGGGCGGCTACTTCGGCGTACCCGTCTCGAACTTTCTCGGGTGGCTGCTTACCGGCTGGATCATCACGCAGGTCTTCGCGCTGGTCGAGCAGAAGGCCGCCACCCGGACACCACCGGCCGCCCGGGCTCACTGGGCCCTCCCGAGCGTGGTGTGGGCGGCGCCCATCCTTCCACTGCTCGGGTGCTTTCTGTCCCCGCCCGCGGGAAAGGTCACCGTGGGCGGCAGAACGTTCGTGTCGGCCGACATCTACGGGTCGGCATTCGTCGTCAGCCTGCTGACGCTTGGCCTCGTCGCCGCGCTGGCTCTGATCAGGGCGCTCGCCCCGACCGGGACCGCACCGGATGCGACACGCGACGCGCAGCTCCGCGCATTGCCCTGA
- a CDS encoding TSCPD domain-containing protein: MVTGTQERHIARQRAAVTRSFTVGGAQGYLLTSRCSDGTPADLRLIMGRPGTTLHGLLDTVAVAISTGLQTGIPLATFVRRFADTRFEPAGLTDDPEIPEVTSVVDYVVRRLALDYLTLEDRVPLDVLTPLERAATRPRHAGPVGWRAGRS; the protein is encoded by the coding sequence GTGGTCACCGGTACGCAGGAGCGACACATCGCGCGGCAGCGCGCGGCTGTCACCAGGTCCTTCACCGTCGGGGGCGCCCAGGGCTACCTGCTCACCTCGCGGTGCTCGGACGGCACGCCCGCGGACCTGCGACTCATCATGGGCCGGCCCGGCACGACGCTGCATGGCCTGCTCGACACGGTGGCCGTCGCGATCTCGACCGGCCTGCAGACCGGCATCCCGCTGGCCACGTTCGTCCGCCGGTTCGCCGACACGCGGTTCGAGCCCGCCGGGCTCACCGACGATCCGGAGATCCCCGAGGTGACCTCGGTCGTCGACTACGTGGTCCGCCGGCTCGCGCTGGACTACCTGACGCTCGAGGACCGCGTCCCGCTGGACGTCCTCACGCCCCTGGAGCGGGCCGCGACGAGACCACGCCACGCCGGCCCGGTCGGCTGGCGCGCTGGCCGGTCATGA